The Psychromonas sp. MME1 genome window below encodes:
- a CDS encoding mechanosensitive ion channel family protein, whose translation MKNSHFYLILTLFFCSFSLFAEDSDLFYETQSSLSLQLAEIERADDADKSFLEDVLRRKNSAFREQIAPLVKTELHDQQLNKIVMMQLKLLEALLSQGHHQLTDLMKKSRQVSGDDRLEYILQAQKRSNTMDIDYQQLAQTLQWADLRKMEVVDDAKMMHDELVKRADFLTNTILYIRSQQEYIERRLKLVSQEDAAELHLDMARYRERIGMLVVSLSKSVELMGALDIDSTEYKQLLLSVTGDINADVLDYDVALGIFDEWVTNFKAWLFDNSPSIVVKSFIFVFILYIAHLFSKTLKKIVRKSIVHSKMDISVLMQDFFSSIISKMIMFIGLLVALSQLGIELAPLLTGFGVAGLIIGFALQDTLSNFASGLMILIYRPYDVGDMVKVAGFQGIVKNMSLVSTTIQTVDNQRLIIPNNKIWGDVINNITVEKVRRIDLVFGIGYSDDIDKAKKVLTEILTEHEKVLDTPAAVVKLHTLNTSSVDFVVRPWVKTDDYWNVYWDITESVKKRFDQENISIPFPQQDVHLYKHEISEL comes from the coding sequence ATGAAAAATAGCCACTTTTACCTAATATTAACCCTCTTTTTTTGTTCCTTTTCGCTGTTTGCAGAAGATTCTGACCTCTTCTATGAAACACAATCTTCATTATCGTTACAGCTTGCCGAAATTGAAAGAGCAGATGATGCCGATAAATCATTTTTAGAGGATGTGTTAAGGCGCAAAAACAGTGCCTTTAGGGAGCAAATTGCCCCGCTAGTTAAAACTGAATTGCATGATCAACAGTTAAATAAGATTGTTATGATGCAATTGAAGCTGCTAGAGGCGTTATTATCGCAGGGGCATCATCAGTTAACGGATTTGATGAAAAAAAGCCGTCAAGTAAGTGGTGATGATCGGCTTGAATATATACTGCAGGCACAAAAACGTAGTAATACGATGGACATTGACTATCAGCAGCTCGCACAGACCTTGCAGTGGGCTGATCTGCGTAAAATGGAAGTCGTTGATGATGCAAAGATGATGCATGATGAGCTGGTAAAAAGAGCTGATTTTTTAACCAATACTATTTTATATATCCGTTCACAACAAGAGTACATCGAACGTCGCTTAAAACTTGTTAGTCAGGAAGACGCCGCAGAGTTACACCTGGATATGGCTCGTTATAGAGAGCGTATTGGTATGCTTGTGGTCAGTTTAAGTAAAAGTGTTGAGCTGATGGGTGCGTTGGATATTGATAGTACCGAATATAAGCAGTTACTGCTTTCTGTCACTGGGGATATCAATGCCGATGTATTAGATTATGATGTGGCATTAGGGATCTTTGATGAGTGGGTAACTAACTTTAAAGCGTGGCTTTTTGATAATTCGCCTTCCATTGTCGTTAAATCATTTATTTTTGTTTTTATCTTGTATATCGCGCATTTATTTTCAAAAACGTTGAAAAAAATTGTGCGTAAAAGCATCGTACATTCGAAGATGGATATCAGTGTCTTGATGCAGGACTTTTTCTCTTCGATTATATCTAAAATGATCATGTTCATCGGCCTGCTGGTGGCTTTATCGCAATTGGGTATCGAATTGGCCCCCTTGTTAACTGGCTTCGGTGTCGCGGGGTTAATCATCGGTTTTGCATTACAGGATACGCTATCAAATTTCGCTTCTGGGTTGATGATCTTAATTTATCGTCCCTATGATGTTGGTGATATGGTTAAAGTCGCTGGGTTTCAGGGCATAGTGAAAAATATGAGCTTGGTCTCTACTACAATTCAAACTGTTGATAATCAACGTTTAATTATTCCAAATAATAAAATTTGGGGAGATGTGATTAATAATATTACCGTTGAGAAAGTGCGTCGTATCGATCTGGTGTTTGGGATTGGTTATTCAGACGATATTGATAAAGCTAAAAAAGTATTAACAGAGATATTAACTGAACATGAAAAAGTGCTGGATACGCCAGCAGCGGTGGTTAAATTGCATACATTAAACACCTCTTCAGTCGATTTTGTGGTTCGTCCTTGGGTGAAAACGGATGATTACTGGAATGTTTACTGGGATATTACAGAAAGTGTGAAGAAGCGTTTTGATCAGGAAAATATTTCCATCCCATTCCCACAACAGGATGTACATTTGTATAAGCATGAAATTAGCGAGTTATGA
- the alaS gene encoding alanine--tRNA ligase, producing the protein MIKSTSEIRQGFLDFFAKKGHQTVSSSSLVPDNDPTLLFTNAGMNQFKDVFLGTDKRSYTRATSSQRCVRAGGKHNDLDNVGYTARHHTFFEMLGNFSFGDYFKRDAIKFSWEFLTEELKLPVEKLWVTVFDEDLEAEKIWIDEIGVDPARLSRIGAKDNFWSMGDTGPCGPCSEIFYDHGEHIWGGPPGTPEEDGDRYIEIWNLVFMQFNRHSDGTMENLPKPSVDTGMGLERISAILQNGHSNYDIDLFQGLIKKVAEVTGAKDLQDKSLRVVADHIRSCGFLIADGVMPSNEGRGYVLRRIIRRAVRHGHKLGAPDVFFFKIYEELITQMGDAYPELSKQRVFVEKILRLEEEQFAKTLDRGLQILDNALENLEGNVIPGDVVFKLYDTYGFPADLTADIARERELTIDQAGFDKAMDEQRTRAQQANNFGTDYNNVLKIEEQTEFVGYQTLAISGRVIKLLKDGEVVNAIAAGDNAQVILDNTSFYGESGGQSGDMGELIFDNGVFVVTDCKKAADAVLHIGYLSTGSLTVQDTVNAQVDQERRKLIALHHSATHLLHAALRRALGEHVTQKGSLVEADKLRFDFSHFEALSEGTLAQVSFLVNEAIRNNFDIVTQSMDIEEAKKTGAMALFGEKYDDLVRVVQMGDFSTELCGGTHAQRTGDMGMFLIRSESGIAAGVRRIEASVGAPAGEVVADILNEVSKACSLVKGDHFTLGEKITQVLDRSKLLEKEIAQLKAKIASSAGANLTDNALEINGVKVVVANMEGIDPKSLRDSVDEIKNKLQSVIVLLATAVGEDKVSIVAGVTKDLTAKVKAGDLVNLVATCVGGKGGGRPDMAMAGGTNPQALNDALALVEPWLAERL; encoded by the coding sequence ATGATTAAATCGACGTCTGAAATTCGCCAAGGATTTTTAGATTTCTTTGCTAAAAAAGGCCATCAAACTGTCAGCAGTAGCTCACTAGTGCCAGATAATGATCCTACCTTGTTATTTACCAATGCAGGTATGAATCAATTCAAAGATGTATTCTTAGGTACTGATAAACGTAGCTATACCCGTGCAACATCAAGCCAACGTTGTGTGCGTGCTGGTGGTAAGCATAATGACTTAGACAACGTCGGCTACACGGCACGCCACCATACTTTTTTTGAAATGCTAGGAAACTTTAGCTTTGGTGATTATTTTAAACGTGATGCGATTAAATTTTCATGGGAATTTCTAACAGAAGAGTTGAAGTTACCTGTGGAAAAATTATGGGTGACGGTATTTGATGAAGATTTAGAAGCAGAAAAAATTTGGATCGATGAAATTGGTGTTGATCCTGCGCGTTTATCTCGTATCGGCGCAAAGGATAATTTCTGGTCAATGGGCGATACCGGTCCCTGTGGCCCATGTAGCGAAATATTTTATGATCATGGTGAACATATTTGGGGAGGGCCTCCAGGTACACCAGAAGAAGATGGCGATCGCTACATTGAAATTTGGAATTTAGTTTTCATGCAATTTAATCGTCACTCAGATGGGACGATGGAAAATTTACCTAAGCCTTCCGTTGATACTGGCATGGGCCTTGAGCGTATTTCTGCAATTTTGCAAAATGGGCACTCCAATTATGATATCGACCTATTCCAAGGTTTAATTAAAAAAGTAGCGGAAGTGACTGGAGCAAAGGATTTACAGGATAAATCATTACGCGTTGTTGCCGATCATATTCGCTCCTGTGGTTTTTTGATCGCCGACGGTGTGATGCCTTCGAATGAAGGGCGCGGATATGTATTGCGTCGTATTATTCGCAGAGCGGTACGTCACGGTCATAAATTGGGCGCGCCAGACGTTTTCTTTTTCAAAATATACGAAGAACTTATTACGCAAATGGGTGATGCCTACCCAGAGTTAAGTAAGCAACGTGTTTTTGTTGAAAAAATATTACGTTTAGAAGAAGAACAGTTTGCTAAAACGTTGGATCGTGGCCTGCAGATCTTAGACAACGCGTTAGAAAACCTTGAAGGTAATGTGATCCCCGGTGATGTGGTGTTCAAACTTTATGATACCTATGGTTTTCCTGCTGATTTAACCGCAGATATTGCCCGTGAACGCGAGCTTACCATCGATCAAGCTGGTTTTGATAAAGCGATGGATGAACAACGAACTCGTGCACAACAGGCTAATAATTTTGGCACTGATTATAACAATGTGTTAAAGATTGAAGAGCAAACTGAGTTTGTTGGTTATCAAACTTTAGCAATATCAGGACGAGTAATTAAACTGCTTAAGGATGGCGAAGTTGTTAATGCCATAGCAGCAGGAGATAACGCGCAAGTCATTCTTGATAACACCTCTTTTTATGGAGAGTCGGGTGGTCAATCGGGAGATATGGGCGAGCTTATTTTTGATAATGGGGTCTTCGTTGTTACGGATTGTAAGAAAGCGGCTGATGCAGTATTACACATCGGTTATTTAAGCACCGGTTCATTAACTGTGCAGGATACGGTTAATGCGCAGGTTGACCAAGAAAGACGAAAATTGATTGCCCTTCACCATTCAGCGACTCACCTATTACATGCTGCATTACGCCGTGCTTTGGGTGAGCACGTGACACAGAAAGGCTCTCTCGTTGAAGCAGATAAACTGCGTTTTGATTTCTCGCATTTCGAAGCATTAAGCGAAGGGACTTTAGCGCAGGTAAGCTTTTTAGTGAATGAAGCGATTCGTAATAACTTTGACATTGTTACTCAATCGATGGATATCGAAGAGGCGAAAAAAACCGGAGCAATGGCGTTATTTGGTGAAAAATACGATGACTTGGTTCGCGTAGTACAGATGGGTGATTTTTCAACAGAGCTTTGCGGCGGTACACATGCTCAGCGTACAGGTGATATGGGCATGTTTTTAATTCGCTCGGAATCTGGTATCGCAGCGGGTGTTCGTCGTATTGAAGCTTCTGTTGGTGCTCCTGCTGGTGAGGTTGTTGCCGACATTTTAAATGAAGTAAGTAAAGCCTGTAGCTTAGTGAAGGGTGATCATTTTACATTGGGCGAAAAAATCACTCAGGTATTAGACCGTAGTAAACTACTTGAAAAAGAGATTGCTCAGTTAAAAGCTAAAATAGCGAGCTCTGCCGGTGCTAATTTGACTGATAACGCATTAGAAATTAATGGCGTGAAAGTGGTGGTCGCCAATATGGAAGGTATTGATCCCAAATCGTTACGTGATAGTGTCGATGAGATAAAGAATAAATTACAATCTGTTATCGTATTGTTAGCGACAGCAGTCGGTGAAGATAAAGTCAGTATCGTTGCCGGAGTGACAAAAGATTTGACTGCAAAAGTCAAAGCTGGTGACTTGGTTAATTTAGTTGCCACTTGCGTTGGTGGTAAAGGGGGCGGTCGCCCAGACATGGCTATGGCGGGTGGTACTAACCCACAAGCGCTCAATGATGCATTAGCATTAGTTGAACCTTGGTTAGCAGAACGTTTATAG
- a CDS encoding aspartate kinase, which translates to MALIVQKYGGTSVGNVERIKIVAEKVKAMKEAGNDLVVVLSAMSGETNRMIALAKELHHTPSAREMDVLLTTGEQTTIALLSMALHSIGVDAVSMTGDQVRLKTDSSFSKARILDVETKNIEGHLKQGRVVVVAGFQGRNEDNHITTLGRGGSDTSAVAIAAALKADECQIYTDVDGVYTTDPRVEPNARRLDRITFEEMLEMSSLGAKVLQIRSVEFAGKYNVPLRVLSSFKDGGGTLISYEENKMESPVISGIAFNRDEARLTLSGVPDQPTVAAQILSPIGEANIDIDMIVQNTVGNGKTDFTFTVHRDDYQQAKELLEAVCVSLKANAVQGNNEIAKVSIVGVGMWNHPGVAKTMFETLGQEGINIHQIATSEIKISVLVDSKYLELAVRALHNAFNLANEPIEEK; encoded by the coding sequence ATGGCGTTAATAGTTCAAAAATACGGCGGCACTTCAGTTGGTAATGTCGAAAGAATAAAAATAGTTGCTGAAAAAGTAAAAGCAATGAAAGAAGCGGGTAATGATCTCGTTGTTGTATTGTCCGCAATGTCAGGTGAAACCAATCGTATGATTGCATTAGCTAAAGAGTTGCACCATACACCAAGCGCAAGAGAGATGGATGTGCTACTGACTACGGGTGAACAAACCACCATTGCGTTATTGTCAATGGCATTGCATAGCATCGGTGTTGATGCGGTATCGATGACGGGTGATCAAGTTCGCCTAAAAACCGATAGTAGCTTCAGTAAGGCACGTATTTTAGATGTTGAAACCAAGAATATCGAGGGGCATTTAAAGCAAGGGCGTGTCGTTGTAGTTGCTGGTTTTCAGGGGCGTAACGAAGATAACCATATAACAACATTAGGACGTGGTGGTTCTGACACTTCTGCGGTGGCTATTGCTGCTGCTCTTAAAGCAGATGAATGCCAAATATATACGGATGTGGATGGTGTTTATACAACCGACCCTCGTGTTGAACCTAATGCACGTCGTCTAGATAGAATAACATTTGAAGAGATGTTAGAGATGTCTAGTTTGGGCGCGAAAGTATTACAGATTCGTTCAGTGGAGTTTGCTGGTAAATACAATGTGCCATTGCGTGTTTTATCCAGTTTTAAAGATGGTGGCGGCACATTAATTAGTTATGAGGAAAATAAAATGGAATCTCCAGTAATTTCAGGCATTGCCTTTAATAGAGATGAGGCGCGTTTAACACTATCTGGTGTGCCAGATCAACCGACGGTAGCGGCACAAATTCTTTCACCAATTGGTGAAGCGAATATCGATATCGATATGATTGTTCAAAATACCGTCGGTAACGGTAAAACAGATTTCACATTTACTGTGCATCGTGATGATTATCAACAAGCTAAGGAACTTTTAGAAGCTGTGTGTGTCTCATTAAAAGCAAATGCAGTGCAAGGCAATAATGAGATAGCAAAAGTGTCTATTGTTGGCGTTGGAATGTGGAACCACCCTGGCGTTGCGAAAACAATGTTTGAGACCCTAGGTCAAGAGGGAATTAATATTCACCAAATAGCAACCTCTGAAATTAAAATATCAGTACTTGTTGATAGTAAATATTTAGAGTTAGCTGTTCGTGCGTTACACAATGCATTTAATTTGGCCAACGAACCAATTGAAGAGAAATAA
- the csrA gene encoding carbon storage regulator CsrA, which produces MLILTRRVGETLMIGDNVTVTVLGVKGNQVRVGVNAPKEVSVHREEIYMRIQAEKNASSYSE; this is translated from the coding sequence ATGCTGATATTAACTCGTCGAGTTGGTGAAACTTTGATGATTGGGGATAATGTTACCGTTACCGTTTTAGGTGTAAAAGGTAATCAGGTACGCGTCGGTGTAAATGCGCCAAAAGAAGTATCTGTTCACCGTGAAGAGATCTATATGCGTATACAAGCTGAAAAAAATGCGAGTTCATATAGCGAATAA
- a CDS encoding sugar phosphate isomerase/epimerase family protein, producing the protein MNLGAQLYGFKEEELKMRPEKVFKAIADIGYQAVEMPFVLEASSLLNEYDLTCSALHIGSEGLLNYVELLDYLDRHDCANLCVSGPLGWHDRSLENFSATCSIINKAAEEFKVAGVKVHYHNHDFEFLKSTRNDITPFDILNKELDITNVGLCVDIGWLHLTGIDPVLFLKEHASRISYLHLRDFAQGRSVALGEGEVKLLQIMKTFDLLSDLQWLMVEFEPTDNAYQYFARSERFLRANHIC; encoded by the coding sequence ATGAATTTAGGTGCGCAGTTATATGGCTTTAAAGAAGAAGAGTTGAAAATGAGGCCGGAAAAAGTGTTTAAGGCTATTGCTGATATCGGTTATCAAGCTGTGGAAATGCCTTTTGTACTTGAAGCTTCTTCATTATTAAATGAGTACGATTTAACATGTTCTGCCTTGCATATCGGCTCAGAGGGGCTGTTAAACTATGTTGAACTTCTCGACTATTTGGACCGCCATGATTGTGCTAATTTATGCGTTTCTGGTCCATTAGGTTGGCATGATCGTAGTTTAGAAAATTTTAGCGCGACATGCTCCATTATTAACAAGGCGGCAGAAGAATTTAAGGTTGCGGGTGTTAAGGTGCATTATCATAATCATGACTTTGAATTTTTAAAGTCGACGCGTAATGATATCACCCCCTTTGATATTCTTAATAAGGAGTTAGATATTACCAATGTGGGATTATGTGTCGATATCGGTTGGTTGCATTTAACGGGAATCGATCCCGTTCTCTTTTTAAAAGAGCATGCGAGTAGGATTTCATATTTACACCTAAGAGATTTTGCTCAGGGGCGATCTGTTGCGTTAGGTGAGGGGGAGGTTAAGCTTCTTCAGATAATGAAGACTTTTGACTTACTGAGCGATTTGCAGTGGTTGATGGTCGAGTTTGAACCAACGGATAATGCTTATCAATATTTTGCAAGGAGTGAGCGTTTTTTACGTGCGAATCATATTTGTTAA
- a CDS encoding oxaloacetate decarboxylase subunit gamma: MDVTESLLEALVLMGLGMGFVFLFLGLLMVVVSLMAKYTPADLPVTKKAVQGGNNTAANTQISPQLIAAMTTAVQQYRKSTAQ, from the coding sequence ATGGATGTTACTGAGTCATTATTAGAAGCATTAGTGTTAATGGGCTTAGGTATGGGCTTTGTGTTTCTGTTTTTAGGTTTATTGATGGTTGTCGTTAGCTTGATGGCAAAATATACGCCCGCAGATCTGCCCGTGACGAAAAAGGCCGTGCAAGGTGGTAACAATACCGCTGCCAATACGCAAATTAGCCCTCAATTAATTGCAGCAATGACTACGGCTGTGCAGCAATATCGCAAATCAACTGCACAATAA
- the oadA gene encoding sodium-extruding oxaloacetate decarboxylase subunit alpha, with the protein MAKPLAITEVVLRDAHQSLFATRMRIDDMLPIAEKLDKMGYWSLETWGGATFDSCIRYLGEDPWDRIRALKAAMPNTPQQMLLRGQNLLGYRHYADDVVEKFVERAHKNGVDVFRIFDAMNDVRNFETAIKSAVKIGAHAQGTISYTTSPVHTIDNWVDMAKRLEDMGSHSICIKDMAGLLKPYEAEELITKIKASTNIPLALHCHATTGLSLATQQKAIDAGIDIIDSAISSMSMTYGHSPTETLVSIVEGTERDTGLNLPQLAEISSYFREVRKKYVKFEGELKGVDPRILIAQVPGGMLTNMESQLKQQGAADKMDDVLKEITVVRKDLGYIPLVTPTSQIVGTQAVINVLMGERYKNITKETAGVLKGEYGAAPAPFNAELQAKVLDGAKAITCRPADNLAPEMDHLVSELKKVAAEKGITLAKEEIDDTLIYALFPEIGLKFLENRNNPDAFEPVPSADDLLPAAPVKKGKAETYSVAVDGQLYTVQVGPEGSISGITASAAPAPVTNVASASTSGTGEDLPAPLAGNIFKLLVKQGEQVNEGDTLLVMEAMKMETEIRATKSGIVQAILVKEGDSVAVGEALFTIG; encoded by the coding sequence ATGGCGAAGCCTTTAGCAATAACAGAAGTGGTGCTGCGTGATGCGCACCAATCATTGTTTGCAACCCGAATGCGTATCGATGATATGCTACCGATTGCAGAAAAATTAGACAAAATGGGGTACTGGTCTTTAGAGACTTGGGGCGGTGCAACATTTGATTCGTGTATTCGTTATTTAGGTGAAGATCCATGGGATCGTATCCGCGCATTAAAAGCGGCCATGCCAAACACGCCACAGCAAATGTTATTACGCGGTCAAAATCTATTAGGTTACCGTCACTATGCCGATGATGTTGTTGAAAAATTTGTCGAACGAGCACATAAAAATGGCGTCGATGTGTTTCGTATCTTTGACGCGATGAATGATGTTCGTAATTTTGAAACTGCGATTAAGTCTGCCGTTAAAATTGGCGCGCATGCACAAGGTACAATTTCTTACACAACCAGCCCTGTTCATACTATTGATAACTGGGTTGATATGGCGAAACGCCTTGAAGATATGGGCAGCCATTCTATATGTATTAAAGATATGGCGGGTCTGTTAAAGCCATATGAAGCAGAAGAGCTAATTACAAAAATTAAAGCGAGTACCAATATACCACTGGCGTTGCATTGTCATGCAACGACGGGATTAAGTCTTGCTACACAGCAAAAAGCGATTGATGCGGGTATTGATATTATCGATTCTGCAATTTCTTCAATGAGTATGACCTATGGCCATTCGCCAACGGAAACACTTGTTTCAATTGTTGAAGGGACAGAGCGAGATACCGGACTTAACCTTCCTCAATTAGCTGAAATATCATCATATTTCCGAGAAGTACGTAAAAAATATGTGAAATTTGAAGGGGAATTAAAAGGCGTTGACCCACGTATTTTAATCGCTCAAGTTCCTGGCGGTATGCTGACAAATATGGAAAGCCAACTTAAGCAGCAAGGTGCTGCAGATAAGATGGATGACGTATTAAAAGAGATCACCGTTGTACGTAAAGATCTGGGTTATATTCCCTTGGTTACACCAACATCACAAATTGTTGGCACACAGGCGGTTATTAACGTTTTAATGGGTGAGCGCTATAAAAATATCACTAAAGAGACTGCTGGTGTATTAAAAGGCGAATATGGTGCCGCTCCTGCTCCATTTAATGCCGAGCTTCAAGCTAAAGTACTTGACGGTGCCAAGGCAATCACTTGTCGTCCTGCTGATAATCTTGCACCAGAGATGGATCACCTTGTTAGTGAGCTCAAAAAAGTGGCTGCTGAAAAAGGTATTACATTAGCGAAAGAAGAGATTGATGACACGCTAATTTATGCTTTATTCCCTGAAATCGGCCTCAAATTCCTAGAAAATCGTAATAACCCAGATGCTTTTGAACCTGTACCAAGCGCGGATGATCTATTACCAGCTGCGCCAGTGAAGAAAGGTAAAGCGGAAACTTACTCCGTTGCTGTTGATGGTCAATTATACACCGTACAGGTTGGCCCTGAAGGTAGCATTAGCGGTATCACTGCTTCAGCTGCACCAGCACCTGTTACTAATGTTGCATCTGCATCAACGAGCGGTACAGGTGAAGATCTTCCTGCACCACTTGCGGGTAATATTTTCAAACTACTTGTTAAGCAAGGCGAACAAGTTAATGAAGGTGATACGCTGCTCGTTATGGAAGCGATGAAAATGGAAACAGAAATTCGAGCAACTAAATCAGGCATAGTACAAGCCATTTTAGTTAAAGAAGGTGATTCTGTTGCAGTGGGTGAAGCCCTCTTTACAATAGGTTAA
- a CDS encoding sodium ion-translocating decarboxylase subunit beta, protein MDGLTTLWNDTGIAHFEWPGLVMMAVGALLLYLAIVRKFEPLLLLPIGFGAVLANIPNAGFTEEGGMLYYIYHVGIETGVFPLIIFMGVGALTDFGALIANPKTLLLGAAAQFGIFATLFGAILLNLVPGFNFSMADASAIAIIGGADGPTAIFLASRLAPDLLGAIAVAAYSYMALVPIIQPPIMRALTTPAEREIKMEQLRPVSKKEKIIFPLAVLFLTILFLPAATPLVGMFCLGNLMRESGVVDRLSSTAQNELINIVTIFLGLGVGSKLSADKFLNLETLGILGLGAIAFSIGTASGVLMAKAMGRFSKSPINPLIGAAGVSAVPMAARVANKVGLEANPHNFLLMHAMGPNVAGVLGSAVAAGVLLALVG, encoded by the coding sequence GTGGATGGATTAACGACACTTTGGAATGATACGGGCATTGCTCACTTTGAGTGGCCCGGATTAGTTATGATGGCAGTTGGTGCTTTACTGTTATATTTAGCAATCGTGCGGAAGTTTGAGCCTTTATTATTATTACCTATTGGTTTTGGCGCAGTATTAGCCAATATTCCCAATGCCGGTTTTACTGAAGAAGGTGGTATGCTTTATTACATTTATCATGTGGGTATTGAAACGGGTGTATTTCCGTTAATTATCTTCATGGGTGTTGGGGCATTAACTGATTTTGGCGCTTTGATTGCTAACCCTAAAACTTTGCTATTGGGTGCTGCTGCGCAGTTTGGTATCTTTGCGACCCTGTTTGGCGCGATTTTACTTAATCTTGTACCAGGTTTTAATTTTAGCATGGCTGATGCGTCGGCTATTGCAATTATTGGTGGTGCCGATGGCCCTACGGCGATATTCTTAGCTTCAAGACTTGCACCCGATTTACTCGGTGCGATTGCGGTTGCTGCTTATTCCTATATGGCATTGGTACCAATCATTCAGCCCCCTATCATGCGTGCATTAACGACACCAGCGGAGCGTGAAATAAAAATGGAACAGTTGCGTCCAGTAAGTAAAAAAGAGAAGATCATTTTCCCACTTGCTGTACTTTTTTTAACTATTCTATTTTTACCCGCAGCAACGCCATTAGTCGGTATGTTCTGTCTTGGTAATTTAATGCGAGAATCAGGGGTTGTGGATCGTTTAAGTTCCACCGCTCAGAATGAGTTAATTAATATTGTAACCATTTTCCTAGGCTTAGGCGTGGGCTCTAAACTATCTGCAGATAAGTTTTTAAACTTAGAGACCTTAGGTATTTTGGGATTAGGTGCAATAGCCTTCTCTATTGGTACGGCTTCTGGCGTGTTAATGGCGAAAGCGATGGGGCGCTTTTCAAAAAGTCCTATCAATCCTTTAATCGGTGCGGCAGGTGTTTCTGCTGTGCCTATGGCTGCGCGTGTAGCTAATAAAGTTGGATTAGAAGCTAATCCCCATAACTTTTTGTTAATGCATGCAATGGGGCCTAATGTAGCAGGGGTGCTTGGTAGTGCCGTTGCTGCTGGTGTATTGCTAGCGCTAGTTGGCTAA
- a CDS encoding VTT domain-containing protein has protein sequence MIYYVKNAPQHAFGYLLAGSIGNTLGAVITYFMGYYFYWGRDKAQHKYIRLTAFCRRYGAPALLLSWLPVIGDLLPLIAGWFKLRIMPCLIFIFLGKALRYGIIIVSTLYFL, from the coding sequence TTGATTTATTATGTAAAAAACGCACCACAGCATGCCTTTGGATATTTATTAGCGGGAAGTATTGGTAATACATTGGGGGCGGTTATTACCTATTTTATGGGGTATTATTTTTATTGGGGGCGGGATAAAGCTCAACATAAATATATAAGATTAACGGCATTTTGTCGACGTTATGGTGCTCCTGCGCTATTACTTAGTTGGTTACCCGTTATTGGCGATCTATTACCCTTAATTGCAGGGTGGTTTAAGCTGCGGATAATGCCCTGTTTGATATTTATTTTTCTTGGCAAAGCGCTACGATACGGCATAATTATAGTTTCGACACTATATTTTCTATAA